The sequence TGGTTGTCGGAAGGCCGCCTGTTGCCATTTTCTCCAGCAGATCTGCTGAGGTCAAGCGGTTTTCCCCAACGGTTTCATAGGTCACACCATCTAGGTTGATGGTCAAACCAAGCACAGTCACATCATTTTCTTGGACCCAGCTGGTTGGCAAATCCGATGTCGAATCGGTTACGATTGTAAATGTCACTCTTTCATTTCCTCCATCATTTCTCTTAAGGCTTGAAAATTCCCATCTGACCAGGGATTGAGCCGTGGGGTATAAAGTTCGACCTGGTCCACAAACTTATCCAAGTCCTTTTTGATAACCCTGGCTCTCTCCTCTAACTCACGCGCCGAAATCCGTAAGGCCCCTTGTGAAAAGACCACCCATTGTTCGTTGAGGTCGCTGGTTGCGACGGAAACCTGCTTGCGACGGTCACTATTGAGCTGGGCGCTGAGTCGTTCGATATAACTATCTGCCGTCTCTTCCTCCTCTGTAAAAATGACCGACACCTTGTATTCATCATACTGCTGGCGAAGACCTGGCACATGGTGGGCATCAAAGACACAAATCACCTCAATCTGTTCAAAGGCTGCGTAGTGAGACAAGGTTCGAAGCAAGGTCGTTCTGGCTGCATCCAAGTCTCCCTTTTTAA is a genomic window of Streptococcus sp. 29896 containing:
- a CDS encoding NYN domain-containing protein → MKEKVLIVDGYNMIAFWQATKQDFKKGDLDAARTTLLRTLSHYAAFEQIEVICVFDAHHVPGLRQQYDEYKVSVIFTEEEETADSYIERLSAQLNSDRRKQVSVATSDLNEQWVVFSQGALRISARELEERARVIKKDLDKFVDQVELYTPRLNPWSDGNFQALREMMEEMKE